A stretch of DNA from Melospiza melodia melodia isolate bMelMel2 chromosome Z, bMelMel2.pri, whole genome shotgun sequence:
GGGGAGGGAGTTAGggtgtttgtttttgttgcttgagtttttttctttaaaactgcCAGGAGCTGTTAAGAGCCTTGGCTTTGTATTTTAAGGCAGATATTACTCTAGTCACACACTTTATGTAACTGTCTTCTTGTTTTAGAAAATCTAGAAAACAACTTAAGATTGAAAAATAGAAATAAGAAAGCTCTTAAAGATTGTAGTTAATACAGTTAACAACCAATGTTCATAATTTCACTATTTTTTTCACtagttattttttaaatgtaggcacaaaatggggaaaaaagcaatCTAATAATGCTTAAAGGTGCAATCAGCCTTTTGCTGAACCTGAAGCTTTTGAGAGCTGCAAATTTCTTTGTAGAGGGTTAATTATAGATTTTGTCTTCTAGGTGCTACAACTATAGTGACAGTAAAAGAACAGGTTGACTTACAGAAACCCTTTGGTCTGAAGTTGACTTTAAAATGTTACTAAAagaaagcttaaaaaaataaagaagttaTCATGAACTTGATGTATTTTCTCTTTTAGGAGTTGGCTATGCCATGTCTCTGCTGGGTCCTGCTATTGGCTATGTCTTAGGAGGGCAGCTGCTTCAAGTTTATATTGATATCCAGATCCCAAAAAGGCAAGATACAACTTAGTTTATTGcttcctattttctttttctaatattttttacTAAAATATTCAGCTTTTCTTCCTGTGAGGAgaaaatttttcagaaaatactgtGTTTTCAAAAGCTTCATTAACTTGAAACAAGTTGCACTTGAAAAGGCTTCATGCTAGTGAGTTACTTCCTAGAGTGAGTAGTGACTTCATTGTGTGTGGAAGTTTCTCTGTAGTGCAAATAGTTAGTTCTAGCATTTAAATATTAGCTATTCTAAACCTCAGTAGCaaaaaatgcttttccttttgcTTAGTTGTATATTCGGGGTTAAACCTTCATCTACTGATGTCTTGTGGAACTGTTTCCTTGAGCTGGAGTATTAGGATTAGGATTCCTAACTCCTAGAGAAGAGCTTGCTAGAAAATCTTTGTGTTGAATAATCGTCCATTTTTTAAAGAAGTGTTATAAATTGTACTAATAGTTAAATCAGCAGCTTCATTTACACTTTTGTTTCCTGTGTTTTAGAGCCTTCAGATTGATGCAATGGCATTCTGAACTTCTGAATTGGTTTTGGTATAACTCATTGATTGAGGAATCTTTCTAAATCCAGCATTCCCAGTACCTTCATAATGCCTCAGAATCTTGAAATCAGGGCCATAGAATAGTCTTTAAATTGGAATGACATTAACTAATGAGTTGAAGGCTACATTTGGTAGAATTCAGTATTTTTATAATTGCCCAGTGAAGGTGGTTTAAACAAGCAAACAATAAATTTAATATAAAACTAAGGAAAATAGCAATATTAAAAGgctttgttttaaaatgtattaaaaagaaatattccaACTCACTAAAATGTGAAATTTAGAAAGGTAAACCTGCTTTTTCTGAATTACTTTTCCAGTACAAAGATGGATCAAGATGACCCACGTTGGCTTGGAGCATGGTGGATAGGATTTCTTGCATGCTTTTTTCCAGTTTGGTTTCTTATAATACCTTTTTCATGCTTTCCAAAGCACCTACCAGGTAAAGGTTTAGCAATGCTTGGCTACTTTGAAAGAGACATTTGTTCATATTTTTGGGTTGTAGAGTACTGAACCGAATGTTTCCTGTTTGATTTTGTTTCTCAGTTAACTGTCTTTGACTAAAATCTGAGGACaaatttgtttgtttggttttgtggttttttgttttttttttttttttttttttttgtttccccctCCAATATGCAGCCTTTAAAACAAGGTGAATCAGCTAGAGGGAGGATGTCGTGTATGGTGGTCTTGTCCATGGCCAGGGGGTTGggaatagatgatctttaaggtcccctttCAAATCAGcccgtgattctgtgattctctgtaaTGATGAACTGGACTGGAAACAAATACCTAAGTGTGGAGACTGGTGGTCAAAGTTTGAAAGGTGCTTGTAGCTAAGCACCCAAGACTGTATTTAAAGCTTCTGTGTTACCCAGCAAGAACAGTGAAGAAATTCCATGAGCATCCAAAGGGACTTACTATGGTAATATTGAAGGAGAAAAATGatggaggagaaaaagaaaaaataaagtaggAAATGGAGAATGTGAGGATGATTTAGAAAAAAAGGGGCTTCAGCATACTCTGAAGTTTTTAGGATGTCCCTGATAATATCTTCTTGCAGCCAAGACCTTCCAACGTCTAATGAAAGTACAATGCTTTCAACAAACATCTTTGTTCAACAATACAGTATTGATCTCTTTAAAAATCTGTGCCAATAAAACAGGCAAGAAGACCTGTAATATCTGAAAGCACTTTCCCAACTAAAGGAAACAAAAGTTTTTGTGGTTCACATTGTCTAAGAGTGCAGGTATTCAGTGTTTTCATTGTTGATAAATATGACTATTTGTAGGAACTGCAAAAATTCAgtctgaaaaaatccctgaaaCTCATGATGATGGAGGTCAAGTACAGATTCAGACCAACGATATTGGACAAAGTTTTAAAGACTTTCCTATGGCTCTCCTGGtaagaaaaaattcaaatttgctaaaactgaatatattctgagaaatgaaattattttccagATGTTAGAGGCCTATAGAAATGGCTTATTGTGTTGTGAAAGAGAAAACTTCAATATTACTGATAACTTAATGCACATTCGTTTTGTTGATGCCTGAGATTGTTAGAAAGGCATATTACTGAAGTTCCATTTCAGAGGATCTCCTTTTAAAATATAATGACTTTAGTTGGTACCAAAATTAAATAATTTCCAGAGTGTTATGATAATTTCTCCCCATAGATACTCTTGAGGAATCCAGTGCTCATGAGTCTAATAGTAGCCAGCTCCTCAGAAGCTTTAGTTGCCACTGGATTTGCCACATTTCTACCTAAGTTTATAGAAAATCAGTTTGGAAAGTCGTCAAGTTTTTCAGCAACTATTGGAGGTAATAtggctttttaattttaaatcttaTATATATATTGTGTTGAACACTTCATTAACATTAGAGGTGGAAGATTATATGGGTATCTTTTTTGTTTGAGATGTTTGTGAATGTACTTAGGTGGAATGCAGTAATCAGAGCAGTATTTTTGTTATTCTTGCCTGCCCTTAAATATTCTGGTATTACTTAAGTACTCTACGTATTCAGAGTAGACTGAGGATTTTCAGTGCTGATGAAACTTTTAGTTTACTAGTAGTTTATTCCTTTCTTATTCTTGGTGAAAAACATTTAATTTTCCTGTATTTGAAATTGCCTGAAGGAGCAGTAGTATCTTAGTCCCAACTAAAACAATCAAGATGAAGGGCAACTCGGGAAAAAAAGCAGTGCTTATCACAAATAAGAAGTTGATTTTGCCTTTCTCTTCTTTAATTCCACACTGACATTACAATGAGTTTGCAATAAAATGACTGATCAGAATATGTAGTAAGTCTGTTATATAACTGGCTCTGCTGTAGTTGGGTTACTGTCACCTGTTTTTATCTGATATGCAGAAGTTATATGTAGAACAGGAGAGAGCTTCTATGAAAAACTGAGTATTGGAGGAACAGAAAACATCAGATGGAAGAGCTGTGCTCAGTAGACTCACGTTATTGACATAATTAATTCTGAAGAATAGCAACCAGATCAAGTCAGAAATGTCCATAATGCAAACAGATGCTTGCAATATGCAGATTTAATATTCATAGAAAGTGTCTTGCTGAGCTGTAGAGTGCTGCACTGTAACTGTGGTAGTTGAGCTGCTCTTTTTCCAACAGAAATGTGTTTGGGAAAGACTTCCTAAATTACTTCTCTGGGCAATATTAGATAGTATCATTGCATCAAAACAAATAATCTGTAATTTTACATAAAAACACATTGGAATATATGCTCAGTTGTTAATCAAAGACTAGGAGTGAAGTGAAAAGCTGTGTTGCATTTTTTGTCCATAGACCTTGATTGAATGTCTTTGAGTTGAAAATATTGAGAGTGCCAATTAAATGTACAGCTTTAAAGAAATGCCTACAGTAATGTTGAAAGCTGGCCGTACCTGAACTGAACTAATTAGTCTAAGCATTACCAATGATTGTGGAAACTATTTAAACTGTCATTGACTGTGGTTTGTGGAATTCCCAGGTCTGTGGCCTGGGCAGTTTTGTcactgtacttgaactgtttgtAAAGTTAGCTGTCTCAGGTTGGTGTAAGTTATACTGAGTTCTGTGTTGTATTATACATTAGCCATATAAAAATGCTCAGTTATTTATCTGGAGTGCAAAGAGGATAAATCATGGTAGACTATATAGACTATGACAGCAAATCTGACCCACTGATCTAGACTTCTTTAAATCTTTCAGTAGATGTCTTCTTGCATCTTATGTTTCTTGTATAACAGAGTTTATGTTCTTTTATTAACAAGTTCATAACAGATGTATAAGAAAGAACATGGACATGTCAAAAAACCACTGAAAGAATGAAACAGGATTTTCTGTTTTCGTGGAGACACCTACTGGTGTTCAGAGATTCCCACCCCATAGTGCTCCTAAGTCATCTAGTTTGGCTGTATTGAAGTTGGGTTTTGGACAACTATAAATTATACTTTCCAGTTAAAGCTCTGGAAAGGCTAAAGGTGATGTAACAGTACAATAAATTGCTCATGTAGTTAGATTCTGGTAGTATGGTTTGAAAGCAATATCACATGGACTGCTTTTTGCAGGTAACTGTTTTGATGTTTGTTTTTCTTAGCATAAAATTGCGTCACAGTTAAGTCTTGTACTTTTATGTAACTGCTCCTTGTCTTGTTTTCCTCTAGGACTTGTACTAATTCCAGGAGCAGCACTAGGCCAAGTCATAAGTGGTGTCTTGGTTTCCAAGCGCAAAATGGATTTGAAAAGCATAATCAAGTTCATGATAGTCACCTGTACAGTGGCCTTAATATTAAACACAGTGTTTTTATTTGCTAAATGTGGGAATGAGCCTTTTGCAGGTGTCTCTGAAACATATAATGGgtaaatatattttaatgcactcttggctttcatattaatatttattCAATTGCCATAGTTTCAAATAGTACACACCAGCAGTATTTAAAAGCAGAAGGAAGGCAACTAGCTATTCCAGAAGTCTGCTCTCAAGTGGTCAGTTATCCCATCATAAATTAACAGAGGCAACAGCAGCTGTTTGAAGATCTGTCAAAGAGCTAGATGGGGCTGTGCAAGATAATTCAAGTAGTCTGGTACTTAGGAATTGATAGATGCCATCTAAAAAAATCATAGGTGTCAATTGTATGCTGTGTAAGTTGACAAATAACTTACCAATACCTTTTTATTGTtttcccaaatcccccattttACGCAAAGGCTAGATACTGCTATCTTGTATCAAAGCATAATCTCATAGTTCTTCTCCAGTGCATAAAGAGACACTTGAAGCTAAATGAGATGGGGAAGAGGAGTGGTGCAGTTTGCTGACACATTAGCATGATGTGTACCATGAAAACAGGGGAAATGGGTTGGGGAGGAAATTGGTTTTGTAGCCTCAAATGCCCATGCAAGTTGGTGGAAAGTAGAAATTTACTGGTATGCAAAAGTATGCAAAATGAATCAACAAAGTTCCATACACTGGtgactgaaagaaaataaaaaaccttgaAGCCCAAAAAGGCCCAAGTTATGACTCATTCTGATTTCATCTTTACAACTTGTTATATAAATTGGCAGCATATTTAAAGGCCAGTGTTGAAATTGGATGACTAAAATATGGCTTTGCGACAGATGACTTAGACAACTGAGAACTGTGAATCATAATTCAGATTTTGGCTACAGCAAGGTTATAATTACATATTTAGTGAAAGAATCTGTAGTCATCAATAAAATACTGAAGATACAGTATAGAAAATGGTATATGAAATTACCTGTATTTTTATATCAGGTCCTATGGTAACAGGCAGCAGATAAAAGTTACAGCTGAACTGATTTTCATCCTAAGTTAAATACCACTAACTTGTATTTTACAGTTTTGTGTAACTTTATCAGTAGCTTAACAATTGCTAAAGGCTACTTAGCTACAGCAAGTTAACTAAGTTGGAAGTTAACCAGTCCTGAAATATATCTCTTCTCTTGGTATCCATTATAAGAAATGGCTCATTTCTACCTTATGCAGTATTACTGGTTGGCTTATACTTTACTGGATGTGTGCATCAGAATAGTTAGTGGCATTAATACAGTGCCAGTTCTTAAACTGTTTCCCatacagaaataaaatatgttttaaaagcaGTAGCTGTTTTAaagcagaaatttaaaaaaaataataaatgtgtAAACTTGTACAAGAACAGACAAGTTTTATGCCTTCATGCTACTGAACAAATGCTTCTGAATGAATAAGTTGTGAGACTACTCTGAGAGTTGACTTAGAATTTGATGTAGATTTTTGTCAAGAATTTAAAGAAATCCTTCATGGCAAGCATTATCTTCTTATTGAAAAATAACTCAGAAAGGTGAGAGAAGCTTTTGCAGGTTTTGTCTCAGAATTATATGAGTACAGGATCACTTGTTTGTGTTAATGAAAACAGCATCTTACTTTTAGTAACACTATTTATTACTAAATAGGCTATCAGCAGAACTAACATAATTTTGTCCAACAGGCACTTCAGGGAATTGCTTTTGCCAAATTCTATTGCCCAGTGCTTCCCTTAAGACTTGAAGGAACAGAAATGCAGTGAActatttctgttctgttctgtattTTATTTCCACGTGTCTCTGGGTCTCTTGATTAAAAACTCCTATAGAGTTTTTTAATGAGCAATTGATGGTCTCATCAGCTAGATTTTTTAGAAAAGCCAGGAGtatcttttttgttttatttttctctgactGGGTATAACTAAGTGTTCATTCCCTCTTTGGAGGTCAGGGAAAGAGACACTGCACATGTAAACAGGACAAATGCCACcaaattgattaaatatttctaggCTTTGCATGCCTCTCAGGCTAGGAAGGCACTGAATGTACAAATCTGATTAGTGAATTTGCTTATGGTGCAATGTAGTTCATTCTTTGTACTTAGAAGAATTGAAGTTAGTTTGCTTAGGCTTAAAGCACAAATTAATTTAGTGGAGTTCTGCTGAATTACaacaaaatggattttatatgtaGTTATGATGTCCCTTATATTCCATTTGAAGTCTGACTGTATGTAAGTTAATTCCTACATAAACTATTTCTTCTATTACTATTTTTTTGTAATCTCAAATTCTCACAAATAAACATACCTTTAGATAATTAATGTGGAACTTTAATTTTACAGTACAATATTTAAATTCTAGTGGCAGTGCCAGAACTTGGGTTTAGCTGACTGAACTTTTAAGCTGTGAAAATTCTTTACTTATTAATGAACTACAATTTGAAAATCAAAGGATGTTTTTATTCTCTCTGGTTATGCCTTAGGACAGTCCTCACACAAACCAATGTGATCTTTCATGCTAATAGTACAGTGGGACTACTTCAAATAAAACAGTACGATTACCTGTATTAGAAGTAAATTGAAAGTAAATATAGTGTGCAAGAGTTAAAGTAAACTCTGTTATTAGTTATTCCTTAAACAGCCAGAGGAAATCTTTAAGGTCCTTCAGGGTGTCATTGCACTCTGCATTTAAAGTGTACAGTTGTCTTTGTGCTCATACAATTTAGATGTCTCCATGGCAGTGTTAGAAATAGTAAAAATAAGGTGGCTTTGCAACTGGACTCAAATCAAAAAAGGGGAAGAATGTTGGAGTATGATCAGTAGAATAAACAACTCCAAATACTGGTTTTAATcttgtatttttttcttgaaattatAAATGGAAGAAATTCAAATACCTAAGTGGGAGGGGGAGGATGATATAAGAGTTGGACTGAGATGCAGAATTTTCTAATCTCTTTTTTTAAGTGGAAATTGGAGGAATAATCTTTGGATAGAATAACAGCATAAAAAACCCTAGGTGTATAATAAATGGAAAATCCAGAGCTCTAACTACTATGCTTATTTTTAAACAACTAAGTGCATAAGTAACATGAATagagtattttaaaatttattatgcTATAAATATTGCTTTACTTGTTTACATATCTTCTGTTTTCCTGTTGCTTTTTTAAAAGCCTATTAACTTCTGCTTTTCAGAACAGGCACTCTGTATAACTTAACAGCACCATGCAATGCAAACTGCCGGTGTTTGCGCTCCGTATACTACCCAGTTTGTGGCAGTGATGAAGTCCAGTacttttctccctgttttgcgGGTTGTGCCTCATATCTTTTAAACAACATGAAAAAGGTACTTTATGCAATGAAGATAGCTGATATGGTTTGTTCTGGTTTCCTGTAAAATGCACTGTATTTCAAGATGTCCTTCCTACAATACCAAATATAGGTTGTATTTAACAAAATCCAGCAATTACAATACACAGTTCATTTACGGTACCAGTGTGACTCCCACTGCTGATCTCTTAACATGTTCACTGCACAGTGCTGGGCCTCCCCAGTTATTGGGAAGGTATTCATGGGTTGAAGCCAGGTCAAGCCCATTACTCTCTGAAATGTTGCTGGTAGTTGTCTAGCTTTTTATACTGTGTGTTGGAACTACACTCCCTTCCCTTCACCACCCATGTTCATGCTGGTCAGACTAACTTAGGAAAATGTTTCCACTCTCTTAATGAACTCAGAAGCATTTACATCTCTTTTGAGTCACTGAAGTGGCACAGCTGTTTGTTTTCTATATAGCTTTCTTTGCAACATTTCTGGTCATTCACAGCCTGTGTTGTTCTGTGAGTTTTCTGGGCACAACAGTCTTTCCCACCTCTGGGCGTTCTTTTGTTGTAAGGGTTTACTGGTTAGCCACAGTGTTTCTCATTTGTGTGATGCCATTCTCCAAGTGTACATCTACCAGACTTCCTAATGCTGAAAATAAGTTAAATCTAAATGTACTTTAAATAGAATTGACAATTGGAAAACTCAGCAATTGTCTTGAGGTTCTGAAGAACCTGCAGTTCTTATCTAGATCTTTAAGCAAAATGCAGTGTTTAttgtatacatatacatatacatgacAACCTGCTTCCGTGAGTTTTGAAAACTTGAATCTTAGTAGCGCCTGATGCAGGAACGGTAAGCTGTGAAAGTGCCTAGGTTATTATCAAGCCTTCCTGGAACTGAGGGGCTTTCTCTTCTAGTACAATAGACTCTTGAGAAGGGATGTGGGAGCAGTATAGAGAGATCCAAAAAGCAAGCTGACCCAGGAAAGGCCTTTATACTTTTATATTGGAAAATGAGAGAAGATATTATCCATAAGAAAATGTAGGAGAGTAACTACTTCTTGCAGTCAAAATTTCACACTTTGTTGACATGttatatttttctttgaaaacaaaCTCTGTGAGTTTAGATAAAGAGCATATTCCATTTGTTCACCTGCATATAGAAGTGGTACTAtattgcttctgttctttcctgttaaAGTCTGAAGTGTAGTGCTTGCCTCTCTGCATATGGTTTGCCTCTAACCTCTGCAACTTTTTTATGAGTGTAGCTAAAAGCTTACAAAGCATACAAAATGGAGGCTGTCACTGTCTTTTTAGGTCAAAAATCCAAAAATTCCTTTTGCTCAGGTGAGGTGGATCAGTCAAATTCTGGTGAGCcagttttaaaaattaatcttaTTTTCATGTGCTCATCAGGAAATTAACTGTTTCCCATATAGTAAGGTCAATGTTTATTCTTGTCTTCTGTGATGCAAATGTAATGAAAATTTACCAAAAGGTGTCATTTTGTGACTTTCTGGGAGCTAAATTTTGTCTTATAAATTATTCGTAGACATACCACAACTGTTCCTGTATTGGGAAATCAAAAAGAAGAAATGGTTCAGAAGACTTTCTCTATGAAGCTGTTCCTGGGAAATGCCCAACAAAATGCAAACTTTTACCTTTATTCCTGGTCTTCTTCTTTTTTACTGTTGTTTTTACATTTATGGCTACTACTCCAACAACCGTGGCCATTCTCAGGTACATTTTTTGGTCTGCAAGAAAGGTGACATTGTTTTGAAAACTACTGTCAGTGAAATACTTAGTTCTTTTGCTTTGCAATGCAGTATTTTAACAAGGTTATGTAGTAAGCAAGCAGTACTTTAAACAGAGCATAGTCATACCATTGTTCACTCTTGTTAGTAGATgagttttgaaattatttttaaaaaatttctctaGCATGCATCAAAGTCCATTTTATGAATTTTGAGCACTCTTGACTGTTTTAGTTGAAGCAAAAAGGAATAAATGTGCTTTGTGCTTTGATCAAGAAAATATTTGTCTAGCCTGTTGATAGTGTAGGCATTTCAAATTGTGTCAGGAAAAGGACAAAATAACAATTAGTCTTCTATTTTCTACCTTAGATTCCTGTCTCAGTTCAGAGTTCTAGCTTGAAAAATTGTATTCTGTCAAGAACTGTAGACTATTTCCCATGATACTGATTTTGTATGTATGGTGGTCACTAATATAAAATGTGATAGTGAGTTAACCAGTGGTTTTGCCATCTTCCAAATTGCTGAAGCTTATATGCATGAAAtatagtttttgtttgtttttatttttaaaatgtgcttCTCATTCTGAATTCAGAGCTCTTTTGTGTTTGTTGAAGTCAAACTACAAGTTTGACTTGTAGTTCTAATACTTCCAGAGAAAAGATAACCATGATGCAATAGCATGTTGCTTTGTGAGGATGTGGCTAGATGCCCTTTGGCGAGAGGCTGAGGAAATCAGTAACATCCTACCAACAGTGCTTTGTAATAGCCTCGTGTCCAGGTTTGGTGTAAATCTGGAATTAACAGCTTGTCATTAGTGTGGAGGCAGAATAGCATAAAGTTCTGCATTATCTTCAAATTTGAGCTGACATAGTTTTATTTCAGCAATTCTAAGCAGTAACATTTGGATATTTGAATCCTTATATAATTCAGCTGAAATAGTGGAACAGTTTTTTATGAAAAAAAGGACTGTAAGTAGATTAATTTTCAAAGACTAATTTAAATAGCTAAAATGTCAGTAAATTTTACAGTATATTCCAATGTCTTTTCTGTAAGCCTTTGTTGTGCAATTTCAAACATAAATTCATATATTCATGACAGTGTTCTACTGCTAGAAAAAATCTACTGCATGATGCGGAACTCATTCTCCTTCTCTTAAGTGCCTTTATAAATAATAGAATCCAACAGTTACTTCTTTATGTATAGTAGCTCTGGATTGCATCCTAACACTATTTTAATTTCCTTGGTTATTCTATGGAAAAAATGTTTATATCAGGACGCTGATAGCAAGCTTCCTTTTTATTTATACTATTTTGTTAAACTAGTTAAATCTAAAATTTCTTGATGGGCTACTGGTGTTTTTTCAGTCTTTTATCTAAACACCATTTTAAATAGTTGGGTTACTTGTTCTGCACACTGGATTTATAAACCCTTCAGCATTTAACAGGTTAAAAGAGTATATAGAGAAAGCATATTCACACAGCAGAGAAGTAGAAATTGTTTACTCTGTCTTAAACTGCAAATCTTGTTTACAGATGTGTACCAGATAAACAGCGTTCATTTGCTCTTGGAGTAAAGTTACTGTTTCTGCGAATACTGGGTATGACTTTCTTGTTGAAACATTGAGTAATCTATTTATTTGACATTTTTGTTCTCAACTTTAAAATAATGCCTTAAAAAACTTTCAGGGGCGCTTGAAGCAGTCTGTCATTGGCTTATGGAATACACTTGTAAGGTTACATCTGGATTCAAATTCATTGTTAATAGGGCATTCATGCTCTCTTTAGCCTTTCTCACTCTTACAAGCACAAGCCACATAGAGGTAACTGCCATTCTTTCAAGTAAAACACGCCTGGtgctattttccccagaagaaggCCTATTCTGAAAACTGAGATAAGAAGAACTGATGAAAACAGTTTCATGTAACATCTGAAATCCAgaagtttaaaagaaaaatgaatatGTGGAgcctttcctcttcttcttcctttaaaatgtcttttaCTAACTTCAGCATTTCTTAAGATAG
This window harbors:
- the LOC134431896 gene encoding solute carrier organic anion transporter family member 4C1-like; this encodes MKGGGIENAAFDTPSSDFGQQYHAGPAGAGAGGAAPAGPGPYPEEGPCGWGPCAPRALQFCNNAKGYLAAYSLLAVFQGIVVNGLINISISTIEKRYELNSSLTGLISASYDIAFCLLSLFVSYLGERGHKPRWLGFSAFMLGLGSLVFSLPHFSSGKYQYGSKIEDTCQTAETTFANATCSASTSSPLRNYLYVFILGQLLLGVGGTPLYTLGTSFIDDSVPKHKSSLYIGVGYAMSLLGPAIGYVLGGQLLQVYIDIQIPKSTKMDQDDPRWLGAWWIGFLACFFPVWFLIIPFSCFPKHLPGTAKIQSEKIPETHDDGGQVQIQTNDIGQSFKDFPMALLILLRNPVLMSLIVASSSEALVATGFATFLPKFIENQFGKSSSFSATIGGLVLIPGAALGQVISGVLVSKRKMDLKSIIKFMIVTCTVALILNTVFLFAKCGNEPFAGVSETYNGTGTLYNLTAPCNANCRCLRSVYYPVCGSDEVQYFSPCFAGCASYLLNNMKKTYHNCSCIGKSKRRNGSEDFLYEAVPGKCPTKCKLLPLFLVFFFFTVVFTFMATTPTTVAILRCVPDKQRSFALGVKLLFLRILGSIPGPVLFGAAIDNSCTLWDIDECETKGACWVYDNERMAYLLMGISAACKIVTIIFVIMAVYFYKPPPLTKALQQKTSEKISAVHT